One Sodalinema gerasimenkoae IPPAS B-353 DNA segment encodes these proteins:
- a CDS encoding TIGR00297 family protein, with translation MFDLSSFEWIRLHPWLFAIILNSVLWLFAALLPKKLLTPAGYVHAWILGVLVWGCLGWQGYMIVMFYFLFGSAVTRIGKAQKEAAGIAEKRDGARGPENVWGSALTGTLCAIALALYAQVQGVPSHPLPAVPPLVIILLQLGYVASFATKLADTTASEVGKAYGKRTFLITSLQPVPAGTEGAVSLEGTLAGLVGAVAIALLGYGLEMIDSIGMLWCIVAAFIATNIESLIGATLQEQLDWMTNEVVNFINTAIGAILAILLGWGWAWLLIMNG, from the coding sequence ATGTTTGACTTGAGCAGCTTTGAGTGGATTCGCCTGCATCCTTGGCTGTTTGCCATTATTTTAAATAGTGTTTTATGGCTATTTGCCGCCCTACTTCCCAAAAAACTGCTGACTCCCGCTGGTTATGTTCATGCTTGGATTTTGGGAGTTTTAGTTTGGGGCTGTCTTGGTTGGCAAGGCTATATGATTGTCATGTTTTATTTCTTATTTGGTTCAGCCGTCACGCGGATTGGTAAAGCCCAGAAAGAGGCGGCGGGAATTGCCGAGAAGCGAGATGGGGCCAGGGGGCCAGAGAATGTCTGGGGATCGGCTTTGACGGGGACATTGTGTGCGATCGCCCTGGCCCTCTACGCCCAAGTTCAAGGGGTTCCCAGCCATCCCTTACCGGCCGTCCCTCCCCTCGTGATTATCTTGCTACAACTGGGCTATGTGGCGAGTTTTGCGACTAAATTGGCCGACACCACCGCTAGTGAAGTGGGGAAAGCTTACGGGAAACGGACGTTTTTGATTACCAGCTTGCAGCCTGTACCCGCCGGAACCGAGGGGGCCGTCAGTTTGGAGGGGACCCTCGCGGGACTGGTTGGTGCGGTGGCGATCGCCCTGCTAGGCTACGGATTAGAGATGATTGACAGCATCGGGATGCTCTGGTGTATCGTCGCTGCCTTCATTGCCACGAATATTGAAAGTCTGATTGGGGCCACCCTCCAAGAGCAATTAGACTGGATGACGAATGAAGTGGTGAATTTTATCAATACGGCCATTGGCGCGATTCTAGCCATTCTCCTCGGCTGGGGTTGGGCCTGGCTATTGATTATGAATGGGTAG